A single Hypanus sabinus isolate sHypSab1 chromosome 24, sHypSab1.hap1, whole genome shotgun sequence DNA region contains:
- the mecp2 gene encoding methyl-CpG-binding protein 2, translating into MAAAPSAGERLDEKPEEHEQAGQREKVVKVKKHKVKKDERVEERRGEAQTTEAPVPEPADGAKVETAEQEGAVAATPSTPKPRRSLIRDRGPLYDDPTLPEGWTRKLKQRKSGRSAGKYDVYIINPQGKAFRSKVELLAHFEKVGDTTLDPSDFDFTVTGRGSPSRREKKPPKKPKTPKSPGTGRGRGRPKGSGKDKVVRKSGPSKRLSEKSAAKLLVKMPFSAPLLQKAEGATSSAEQHPKVRKGVPGRKRKSDSDPQVVPKKRGRKPGGGGGGGAAVAKKKAVKEMSAKPEEVAVLPIKKRNLGEESSPLKKRKSTRIFEEDTITPVVGSSLARESSEAEELAGAGKGQKGAKSAAPKAREGSPKARSLKKECPPLTEAPKELAPEAEGSKDGSSPSERKDLSGRACSEEKPLRARPEADLLPKEPPKTELAEKSKLRGEGEQRGVISAVPRPAREEAADARATVSERVS; encoded by the exons TGACGAGAAACCTGAAGAGCACGAGCAGGCTGGGCAGCGGGAGAAGGTGGTGAAGgtgaagaagcacaaggtgaagAAGGATGAGCGAGTCGAGGAGAGGCGTGGGGAGGCCCAGACGACGGAGGCGCCAGTCCCTGAGCCGGCCGACGGCGCCAAAGTCGAGACGGCGGAGCAGGAGGGGGCTGTGGCGGCCACCCCTTCAACCCCGAAGCCCCGGCGTTCCCTGATCCGAGACCGGGGGCCCCTATATGACGACCCCACGCTTCCCGAGGGCTGGACGCGCAAACTGAAGCAGCGGAAGTCGGGTCGGTCGGCAGGGAAGTACGACGTCTACATCATCAA CCCGCAAGGGAAGGCCTTCCGTTCCAAAGTGGAGCTCCTGGCGCACTTCGAAAAGGTCGGCGACACCACCCTCGACCCCAGCGACTTTGACTTCACGGTCACGGGCCGAGGAAGCCCCTCGAGGAGAGAGAAGAAGCCGCCCAAAAAGCCAAAGACCCCCAAGTCGCCTGGCACCGGCAGGGGACGGGGCCGGCCCAAAGGCAGTGGCAAGGATAAGGTGGTGCGGAAGAGCGGCCCATCAAAGAGGTTGTCAGAAAAGAGTGCGGCCAAGCTCCTGGTCAAGATGCCCTTCTCAGCCCCTCTGCTGCAGAAAGCTGAGGGGGCCACGTCTTCCGCGGAGCAGCATCCGAAAGTGCGCAAGGGGGTACCCGGTAGGAAGAGGAAATCTGACAGCGACCCCCAGGTGGTTCCCAAGAAGAGGGGCCGGAAACCGGGAGGAGGGGGCGGCGGGGGGGCGGCTGTGGCAAAGAAGAAGGCAGTTAAGGAGATGTCTGCCAAGCCCGAGGAGGTCGCCGTCCTGCCCATCAAGAAGCGGAATCTGGGGGAGGAGAGCTCCCCCCTGAAGAAGCGGAAGAGCACGCGCATCTTCGAGGAGGACACCATCACCCCGGTGGTGGGGAGCTCGCTGGCGAGGGAGAGCAGCGAGGCAGAAGAGCTGGCCGGTGCTGGGAAGGGACAGAAAGGCGCCAAGAGCGCGGCGCCTAAGGCACGAGAAGGCAGCCCCAAAGCCCGGAGCCTCAAGAAGGAGTGTCCGCCACTGACCGAGGCCCCAAAGGAATTGGCCCCGGAGGCGGAGGGCTCCAAGGACGGCAGCAGCCCCTCGGAACGCAAAGACTTGAGCGGCCGGGCATGCAGCGAGGAGAAGCCGCTGCGCGCCCGACCCGAGGCCGACCTGCTGCCTAAGGAGCCCCCAAAGACTGAGCTCGCCGAAAAGAGCAAACTGAGAGGCGAGGGTGAGCAGCGGGGAGTCATCTCGGCCGTCCCCAGGCCGGCCAGGGAGGAGGCGGCCGACGCCCGGGCGACTGTTTCCGAGAGAGTGAGCTGA